The DNA sequence CTTGTACGATATTTAATTGATGTTGAAAATGAGCAATATTTGCATACAAAAAGTGACTGGTTTTTCTTACAATCCCCGATACCTCGTAACCTTTTTTCAATAAAAACTCTGCCAAATACGATCCGTCTTGTCCCGTGACACCCGTAATTAATGCTTTTTTGTTTTTAAGTTTTTTCATTGACAACTTTATTTATATATTAATAATTAGAAAAGTAACTACACTCAACCTGACTCTTTAATAATATTTTCAACCCCGAACTTTAACTTTTGATTAATTCAATCATTCGCGAATTAAAACGCGAAGACTTCTTGAATTAGAATAAATTCTAACATACTCGTCAATTAATTGATTCCGTAAGCTTTGATTGTCTCTTTGGCCGTAATTGTCCAGTTATATTTCTTAACGTGTAATAACCCCTTGGAAATACATGTCTTTCGTTTTTTCTCGTTTTTATACAACAAACTAAAAGATTGCGCAAATCCGTCCACACTATCAGGATCAACAAAAATAGCTGCCTTTTCAGCAATTTCCACCAATGCTTGAGTTTTGCTTGCGACAACCGGAACACCGCAAGCCATGGCTTCAAGAACAGGAAAACCAAAACCTTCCGAAAACGACGGTTGGCAATATACTGTTGCCAAATTGTATATTTTTACCAAATCCTCGTCACTGACAAAACCCAATCTTTTTACTCTTGGATTATCCTTTAGTAAATCCAGTATTTGCTTGTAATGCTTAACTTCAGGATGTGGTTTTCCGAAAAGGAATCTCGCCCAATCTCTTGGTCCGTGTAGTTGGGAAATTTCCGAAGTATAATTCTCAATATAAAGCGCTTGTTTCCCCACAATAATTAAATCGGTTTTAATTTTGTTGCATGCTTGTATTAAAGTTCCAATATTTTTGTTGTAATTGACGTCACCGACATATAAGACAAATCTTTTGGGAAGCAAATATTTCTTAACGATATTTTCTTGCCAAGTATCATTCTTTAATTGATTAAAGTGGCTAGCAGGCGCTAAATGCGTGACAAATATCTTTTCGCTTGGAATACCCAAAAACCTGACAATATCCTTTTTGGATGCCTCAGTATCGGTCACAACTGCGTAAACACGTCGCAGTTGCCTTTTTTGATCTTGTAGTTTTACTTTACCTCGCACACCCGAAGGATACTGATTGGGGTGTAAAAGTGGTATCACGTCGTGAATTGTAACTACTATTTTAGCATCAACTTGAGGTAATTTACTTTCGTAAAGTTTGAAAAACGGAAAATGAATAATATCAAACTTATGAGCATTTTTTATAAGCGTTTGGGTGTCAAGTCCAGTTATATCTAGCGAAAACTCACCGGCAATTTTCTCCAAACTTTCAAGTAAATATTTCGTATAAAAACCTACCCCCCTCACTTTGTCTTGTGATTTTAGGGGTCCTATGTCAATTGCTACTTTCATATCATTCAACTAATACATGTTTCTCGGGTGACATTCCCGGAATAGAAGTTACTTTTATCCAAGTACTGTTTCCTTGAGCAAAATGAATTTGACCTGGCATAATTGTAAAACTCCGTCCAGGTGTGATTGTATGCTCGCGCCCTTCAACGTTAATTATTAGATTGCCTTTTATAACCTCAATTACTTCTTGTGATTGCCTATGATAATGGGTTATTTTTTTATCAATAACCGCAATATAAACACTTCTTTGTGGATTTAATTCTCTTGATTCAAGTTCACAAATTAC is a window from the Candidatus Woesebacteria bacterium genome containing:
- a CDS encoding cupin domain-containing protein, giving the protein MEAKKIISELKILYPGKKIYVDDLLHTGEVICELESRELNPQRSVYIAVIDKKITHYHRQSQEVIEVIKGNLIINVEGREHTITPGRSFTIMPGQIHFAQGNSTWIKVTSIPGMSPEKHVLVE
- a CDS encoding glycosyltransferase family 4 protein produces the protein MKVAIDIGPLKSQDKVRGVGFYTKYLLESLEKIAGEFSLDITGLDTQTLIKNAHKFDIIHFPFFKLYESKLPQVDAKIVVTIHDVIPLLHPNQYPSGVRGKVKLQDQKRQLRRVYAVVTDTEASKKDIVRFLGIPSEKIFVTHLAPASHFNQLKNDTWQENIVKKYLLPKRFVLYVGDVNYNKNIGTLIQACNKIKTDLIIVGKQALYIENYTSEISQLHGPRDWARFLFGKPHPEVKHYKQILDLLKDNPRVKRLGFVSDEDLVKIYNLATVYCQPSFSEGFGFPVLEAMACGVPVVASKTQALVEIAEKAAIFVDPDSVDGFAQSFSLLYKNEKKRKTCISKGLLHVKKYNWTITAKETIKAYGIN